One Hordeum vulgare subsp. vulgare chromosome 4H, MorexV3_pseudomolecules_assembly, whole genome shotgun sequence DNA window includes the following coding sequences:
- the LOC123449501 gene encoding probable RNA helicase SDE3 isoform X2, giving the protein MGHHSDDEYSVAGDKPEVEFMDFQNDNTLQDYQSDDGPVVVTAPFPFVNGKPKSVLVGETSTDTICIENTSCEPVNLWSVRIFSSNPEDSYVLSMMKPPLNDADEAAKKAFLGLTSVEDRTLQPGQTLTIWLSCMPKDIGLHTSIVHVDIGDEKIERVAFLLADDNVSMALSSVKPYSRRQGSQRKQFECATFVPGSRPIRQHAQGFKYKLPQYAIPLEIRELIECKQRPDVLSEELSMMNYAKFFSTLLVMEELNLEEEMRSYDMEHVSMRRRGNDYLSLVVPGLAEKRPSLVHGDYIIARHAGSDARPYQGYIHKVEADEIFLRFDDQFHHAHHDRNKYDVSFTYNRLNMRRQYRSVHDAELIGPDVLFPSLSRYRSVKKVPFKPLNPNINTEQADAVGMILGCRGVTPYVIYGPPGTGKTMTLVEAILQLYKSNRRANVLICAASNSAADHVLEKLLSSSYPIRPSDIFRLNAPSRQYEDVNPDFIRFCFFEDMVFKCPPMRALMRYKIVISTYMSSSTLQAEGIRPGHFTHIFLDEAGQSSEPEAMVPLAALCGRDTVVVLAGDPMQLGPVVFCKQADQDGLGKSYLQRLLGEFEQYHSLDANYVTKLVRNYRCHPAILELPSQLFYEDELIPCKEDEVSSVYDCIDLPNKSFPVLFVGIQGCDEREGNNPSWFNRIEVSKVVNIIRTLTRNGDISEADIGVITPYRQQVNKIKKALETFEMPDLRVGSVEQFQGQEREVIIISTVRSTVKHNEFDRFFNLGFLSNYRRFNVAITRARSLLVIVGNPHIITKDRHWDKLLRYCADNGSYQGCPLPPPEEEVRYSGYGDTRDTGYGDTRNQPAGDGWGYNQEEPANHVHNQDPSDRGFKHDDGGSSTAHEAEWPEEKPDGDYHPYPNTAAEPQEEARQEQQHVEEGATTGQGDAQAGQWSANDVDDSAVQDAYVQKYTFPPGWGDVSSIPATGWE; this is encoded by the exons ATGGGGCATCATTCAGATGATGAGTACTCTGTAGCTGGTGATAAGCCCGAAGTAGAGTTCATGGATTTTCAGAATGACAACACTCTTCAGGATTATCAATCTGATGATGGTCCCGTAGTTGTTACGGCTCCTTTCCCGTTTGTGAACGGAAAACCTAAATCTGTCCTTGTTGGAGAAACATCTACAGACACCATTTGCATAGAGAATACCTCTTGTGAACCTGTAAATTTGTGGAGTGTGAGAATATTCTCTTCAAATCCAGAAGATAGTTATGTCTTGTCAATGATGAAACCACCGTTGAATGATGCCGATGAAGCGGCAAAGAAGGCTTTTCTTGGTTTGACTTCTGTGGAAGATCGTACACTTCAGCCTGGACAAACCCTAACCATTTGGCTGTCCTGTATGCCAAAAGACATTGGTTTGCATACATCAATCGTGCATGTTGATATTGGGGATGAGAAGATTGAGCGTGTGGCTTTTCTGTTGGCCGATGATAATGTTTCAATGGCCTTATCTTCTGTTAAACCTTATTCCAGGAGACAAGGCTCTCAAAGGAAGCAATTTGAGTGTGCTACATTTGTGCCAGGTAGCCGGCCCATTCGGCAGCACGCTCAAGGATTCAAGTATAAGCTACCTCAGTATGCAATACCTCTAGAAATCCGTGAGCTCATTGAATGTAAACAGAGACCTGATGTCCTATCTGAAGAGCTGAGCATGATGAATTACGCTAAGTTCTTTAGCACTCTTTTAGTCATGGAAGAACTTAATTTGGAG GAGGAGATGAGATCATATGACATGGAGCATGTCTCAATGAGGAGGAGGGGTAATGATTATTTGTCGCTTGTGGTCCCTGGTTTGGCAGAAAAAAGGCCTTCGCTAGTCCACGGAGACTATATAATTGCCAGACATGCTGGGAGTGATGCTAGGCCTTATCAG GGCTACATTCACAAGGTTGAAGCTGATGAGATATTTTTGAGGTTTGATGATCAGTTTCATCACGCTCACCATGACAGGAATAAGTATGATGTTAGCTTCACATATAATAGATTGAACATGAGAAGGCAATATAGGTCTGTCCATGATGCAGAACTTATTGGACCTGACGTTCTGTTTCCCTCCCTATCACGGTATAGAAGTGTGAAGAAGGTGCCATTTAAACCTCTGAACCCAAACATAAACACTGAGCAAGCTGATGCAGTTGGGATGATACTTGGCTGCCGAGGGGTTACACCATACGTGATTTATGGACCTCCAGGAACTGGCAAGACCATGACCCTGGTCGAGGCGATTTTGCAGCTTTATAAATCCAACAGGAGGGCAAATGTTCTCATATGTGCTGCTTCCAATAGTGCTGCTGACCATGTATTGGAAAAACTGCTGAGTTCTAGCTACCCGATACGCCCAAGTGATATCTTTAGGCTGAATGCTCCTAGTCGTCAGTACGAGGATGTTAATCCTGATTTCATacggttctgcttctttgaagatatGGTGTTCAAGTGCCCTCCAATGCGAGCATTGATGCGCTACAAGATAGTTATATCAACCTACATGAGTTCATCAACCCTACAGGCCGAGGGTATTCGTCCAGGGCATTTCACACACATTTTCTTGGACGAGGCTGGTCAATCTTCTGAACCAGAGGCAATGGTTCCTTTGGCGGCTTTGTGTGGAAGAGACACAGTGGTTGTGTTAGCAGGAGATCCTATGCAATTAGGGCCGGTAGTTTTTTGTAAACAGGCGGATCAGGATGGTTTGGGCAAATCTTATCTGCAAAGGCTGCTTGGTGAATTTGAGCAGTACCATTCATTGGATGCTAACTACGTGACGAAGCTAGTGAGGAACTACCGTTGCCATCCAGCAATCCTGGAGCTACCATCACAGCTTTTCTACGAGGATGAACTTATCCCCTGTAAGGAAGATGAAGTGTCATCTGTTTACGATTGCATTGACCTCCCCAATAAGTCGTTCCCTGTTCTGTTTGTTGGAATCCAAGGATGCGATGAGAGAGAAGGCAACAATCCATCATGGTTCAACAGAATCGAAGTTAGTAAAGTAGTAAATATCATCAGGACTCTGACAAGGAATGGCGATATCAGTGAGGCTGATATCGGTGTCATTACTCCATATCGCCAACAAGTTAACAAGATAAAGAAGGCCCTAGAGACGTTTGAAATGCCTGACCTAAGAGTTGGAAGTGTCGAACAATTCCAGGGCCAAGAGAGGGAAGTAATAATCATCTCGACAGTCAGGTCAACCGTTAAGCACAATGAGTTTGACAGATTCTTCAACCTGGGGTTCCTGAGCAACTATAGAAGGTTCAATGTCGCAATAACTCGTGCCAGATCGTTGCTCGTTATCGTAGGAAACCCTCATATCATCACTAAG GATCGGCACTGGGATAAGCTCCTGAGGTACTGCGCAGACAATGGTTCTTATCAAGGATGTCCGCTTCCCCCACCAGAAGAAGAGGTTAGATACTCAGGATACGGCGACACTAGAGACACAGGATACGGCGACACCCGAAACCAGCCTGCTGGTGATGGTTGGGGGTACAACCAAGAAGAGCCAGCAAACCACGTCCACAATCAAGACCCTTCTGACCGCGGCTTCAAACACGACGATGGCGGGTCCTCAACCGCACACGAAGCGGAATGGCCCGAGGAGAAGCCAGACGGGGACTACCATCCATACCCCAACACAGCAGCAGAACCTCAGGAGGAGGCACGGCAGGAGCAGCAGCACGTCGAGGAAGGGGCTACTACCGGGCAGGGTGACGCGCAGGCCGGCCAGTGGTCAGCCAACGATGTCGACGACAGCGCGGTCCAAGACGCGTATGTGCAGAAGTACACGTTTCCTCCCGGTTGGGGTGATGTCTCGAGCATCCCCGCGACAGGCTGGGAGTGA
- the LOC123449501 gene encoding probable RNA helicase SDE3 isoform X1, which yields MWLAKKTNHQPQTFMVQILSISISISSLFSRSHHTPSSLQSLSLPPSLINPDCSCLSFRLPPPPRPGRGPNPIQSIRCGSSPSPIAGPPPRFASRSGFKMGHHSDDEYSVAGDKPEVEFMDFQNDNTLQDYQSDDGPVVVTAPFPFVNGKPKSVLVGETSTDTICIENTSCEPVNLWSVRIFSSNPEDSYVLSMMKPPLNDADEAAKKAFLGLTSVEDRTLQPGQTLTIWLSCMPKDIGLHTSIVHVDIGDEKIERVAFLLADDNVSMALSSVKPYSRRQGSQRKQFECATFVPGSRPIRQHAQGFKYKLPQYAIPLEIRELIECKQRPDVLSEELSMMNYAKFFSTLLVMEELNLEEEMRSYDMEHVSMRRRGNDYLSLVVPGLAEKRPSLVHGDYIIARHAGSDARPYQGYIHKVEADEIFLRFDDQFHHAHHDRNKYDVSFTYNRLNMRRQYRSVHDAELIGPDVLFPSLSRYRSVKKVPFKPLNPNINTEQADAVGMILGCRGVTPYVIYGPPGTGKTMTLVEAILQLYKSNRRANVLICAASNSAADHVLEKLLSSSYPIRPSDIFRLNAPSRQYEDVNPDFIRFCFFEDMVFKCPPMRALMRYKIVISTYMSSSTLQAEGIRPGHFTHIFLDEAGQSSEPEAMVPLAALCGRDTVVVLAGDPMQLGPVVFCKQADQDGLGKSYLQRLLGEFEQYHSLDANYVTKLVRNYRCHPAILELPSQLFYEDELIPCKEDEVSSVYDCIDLPNKSFPVLFVGIQGCDEREGNNPSWFNRIEVSKVVNIIRTLTRNGDISEADIGVITPYRQQVNKIKKALETFEMPDLRVGSVEQFQGQEREVIIISTVRSTVKHNEFDRFFNLGFLSNYRRFNVAITRARSLLVIVGNPHIITKDRHWDKLLRYCADNGSYQGCPLPPPEEEVRYSGYGDTRDTGYGDTRNQPAGDGWGYNQEEPANHVHNQDPSDRGFKHDDGGSSTAHEAEWPEEKPDGDYHPYPNTAAEPQEEARQEQQHVEEGATTGQGDAQAGQWSANDVDDSAVQDAYVQKYTFPPGWGDVSSIPATGWE from the exons ATGTGGCTTGCCAAGAAAACCAACCATCAACCCCAAACCTTCATGGTACAGATtctctccatctccatctccatctcctctCTCTTCAGCCGGAGCCATCACACACCCTCCTCGCTGcagtccctctccctccctccctccctcataAACCCGGACTGCTCATGCCTCTCCTTCCGACTCCCACCACCACCTCGTCCCGGACGGGGGCCTAATCCAATCCAATCTATCCGCTGCGGTTCCTCCCCATCTCCGATCGCCGGCCCGCCTCCGCGCTTCGCCTCGAGGTCAG GATTCAAGATGGGGCATCATTCAGATGATGAGTACTCTGTAGCTGGTGATAAGCCCGAAGTAGAGTTCATGGATTTTCAGAATGACAACACTCTTCAGGATTATCAATCTGATGATGGTCCCGTAGTTGTTACGGCTCCTTTCCCGTTTGTGAACGGAAAACCTAAATCTGTCCTTGTTGGAGAAACATCTACAGACACCATTTGCATAGAGAATACCTCTTGTGAACCTGTAAATTTGTGGAGTGTGAGAATATTCTCTTCAAATCCAGAAGATAGTTATGTCTTGTCAATGATGAAACCACCGTTGAATGATGCCGATGAAGCGGCAAAGAAGGCTTTTCTTGGTTTGACTTCTGTGGAAGATCGTACACTTCAGCCTGGACAAACCCTAACCATTTGGCTGTCCTGTATGCCAAAAGACATTGGTTTGCATACATCAATCGTGCATGTTGATATTGGGGATGAGAAGATTGAGCGTGTGGCTTTTCTGTTGGCCGATGATAATGTTTCAATGGCCTTATCTTCTGTTAAACCTTATTCCAGGAGACAAGGCTCTCAAAGGAAGCAATTTGAGTGTGCTACATTTGTGCCAGGTAGCCGGCCCATTCGGCAGCACGCTCAAGGATTCAAGTATAAGCTACCTCAGTATGCAATACCTCTAGAAATCCGTGAGCTCATTGAATGTAAACAGAGACCTGATGTCCTATCTGAAGAGCTGAGCATGATGAATTACGCTAAGTTCTTTAGCACTCTTTTAGTCATGGAAGAACTTAATTTGGAG GAGGAGATGAGATCATATGACATGGAGCATGTCTCAATGAGGAGGAGGGGTAATGATTATTTGTCGCTTGTGGTCCCTGGTTTGGCAGAAAAAAGGCCTTCGCTAGTCCACGGAGACTATATAATTGCCAGACATGCTGGGAGTGATGCTAGGCCTTATCAG GGCTACATTCACAAGGTTGAAGCTGATGAGATATTTTTGAGGTTTGATGATCAGTTTCATCACGCTCACCATGACAGGAATAAGTATGATGTTAGCTTCACATATAATAGATTGAACATGAGAAGGCAATATAGGTCTGTCCATGATGCAGAACTTATTGGACCTGACGTTCTGTTTCCCTCCCTATCACGGTATAGAAGTGTGAAGAAGGTGCCATTTAAACCTCTGAACCCAAACATAAACACTGAGCAAGCTGATGCAGTTGGGATGATACTTGGCTGCCGAGGGGTTACACCATACGTGATTTATGGACCTCCAGGAACTGGCAAGACCATGACCCTGGTCGAGGCGATTTTGCAGCTTTATAAATCCAACAGGAGGGCAAATGTTCTCATATGTGCTGCTTCCAATAGTGCTGCTGACCATGTATTGGAAAAACTGCTGAGTTCTAGCTACCCGATACGCCCAAGTGATATCTTTAGGCTGAATGCTCCTAGTCGTCAGTACGAGGATGTTAATCCTGATTTCATacggttctgcttctttgaagatatGGTGTTCAAGTGCCCTCCAATGCGAGCATTGATGCGCTACAAGATAGTTATATCAACCTACATGAGTTCATCAACCCTACAGGCCGAGGGTATTCGTCCAGGGCATTTCACACACATTTTCTTGGACGAGGCTGGTCAATCTTCTGAACCAGAGGCAATGGTTCCTTTGGCGGCTTTGTGTGGAAGAGACACAGTGGTTGTGTTAGCAGGAGATCCTATGCAATTAGGGCCGGTAGTTTTTTGTAAACAGGCGGATCAGGATGGTTTGGGCAAATCTTATCTGCAAAGGCTGCTTGGTGAATTTGAGCAGTACCATTCATTGGATGCTAACTACGTGACGAAGCTAGTGAGGAACTACCGTTGCCATCCAGCAATCCTGGAGCTACCATCACAGCTTTTCTACGAGGATGAACTTATCCCCTGTAAGGAAGATGAAGTGTCATCTGTTTACGATTGCATTGACCTCCCCAATAAGTCGTTCCCTGTTCTGTTTGTTGGAATCCAAGGATGCGATGAGAGAGAAGGCAACAATCCATCATGGTTCAACAGAATCGAAGTTAGTAAAGTAGTAAATATCATCAGGACTCTGACAAGGAATGGCGATATCAGTGAGGCTGATATCGGTGTCATTACTCCATATCGCCAACAAGTTAACAAGATAAAGAAGGCCCTAGAGACGTTTGAAATGCCTGACCTAAGAGTTGGAAGTGTCGAACAATTCCAGGGCCAAGAGAGGGAAGTAATAATCATCTCGACAGTCAGGTCAACCGTTAAGCACAATGAGTTTGACAGATTCTTCAACCTGGGGTTCCTGAGCAACTATAGAAGGTTCAATGTCGCAATAACTCGTGCCAGATCGTTGCTCGTTATCGTAGGAAACCCTCATATCATCACTAAG GATCGGCACTGGGATAAGCTCCTGAGGTACTGCGCAGACAATGGTTCTTATCAAGGATGTCCGCTTCCCCCACCAGAAGAAGAGGTTAGATACTCAGGATACGGCGACACTAGAGACACAGGATACGGCGACACCCGAAACCAGCCTGCTGGTGATGGTTGGGGGTACAACCAAGAAGAGCCAGCAAACCACGTCCACAATCAAGACCCTTCTGACCGCGGCTTCAAACACGACGATGGCGGGTCCTCAACCGCACACGAAGCGGAATGGCCCGAGGAGAAGCCAGACGGGGACTACCATCCATACCCCAACACAGCAGCAGAACCTCAGGAGGAGGCACGGCAGGAGCAGCAGCACGTCGAGGAAGGGGCTACTACCGGGCAGGGTGACGCGCAGGCCGGCCAGTGGTCAGCCAACGATGTCGACGACAGCGCGGTCCAAGACGCGTATGTGCAGAAGTACACGTTTCCTCCCGGTTGGGGTGATGTCTCGAGCATCCCCGCGACAGGCTGGGAGTGA